Genomic window (Spirosoma agri):
TTATACTCAACATCCCCGATTCGCTCGACATCAAGGCAGCTGCTCCCATTTTGTGCGCGGGCGTAACGACTTACTCACCCCTGCGGCATTGGCAGGTTAAGGCAGGCGACAAAGTTGCTATCGCAGGGTTGGGCGGTCTGGGTCATATGGCCGTCATGTTGGCAAAAGCAATGGGTGCTGAGGTAACCGTATTGACAACAAGCAAGGAAAAACAAGCGGACGCCGAAAAGTTGGGTGCGCACCATGTCATCATCTCAGATGACAAAGATGCCATGACGCAGAACGAGAAAACGCTCGACATGATTCTGGTTACCATTCCCGACAAATTTGACGTCAATCCGTACATCAGTTTGCTCAAGCGTGACGGTAATCTGGTAACCGTCGGTTTACTCGGTCCCTACAAGAGCCCGGTCAACAACATGGAAGTAGCCTTTCAGCGCCGGTCGATGTCGGGTTCGCTGATCGGTAGCATCAAAGAAACGCAGGAAGTGCTGGATTTCTGCGCTGAACATTCCATTCTACCCGAGGTAGAAATTATTCCTATCCAGGACATCAATAAGGCTTACAAACGGATGCTCGATGAAGAGGTTCGGTTCCGATTTGTCATTGACATGCAGTCACTGAAGGACGAACAATAAGCTAAATAAATAGCTGGTTCTCGAAAGGCTGGCTAATTATAGTAACCCTCAACGAAATTAAACCCTATGACTACGCCTTATCTGCGATCGTTTCAACTTGGCTTTATTGCGGGCATGCGTGCCCTGACGGCTCCGGCTTTACTCAGCCACAAATTGGAGCGCACCTTACCGACCAAAACTCCGGAAACGCCGGTTCAGTATTTTGCCCAACCCACCACGTCGATTGCGTTGAAAGTATTGGCGGGTGCCGAAATTATTGGCGATAAAGTACCCCACGGACCGGATCGGACCACCCCGCCCCAGTTTATTACGCGCATTACATCCGGGGCTACTTGTGGAGCGGTTGTGAGCGAAGTAGAAGGACAATCGGCGTCGCTGGGCGCGATTGCCGGTGGGCTGGGAGCCGTAGCGGGCACCTTACTTTTCTTTAATTTACGTCGCTGGCTGGATCACGATCTGGGTATTCCTGATCAGGTCGGCGCGTTGGCCGAAGACGCACTGGCTATTGGTGTAGGCTGGCAGATCGTGAACGGTATTCAGCCAAACCTGAAAACCACCTAGTTTTCAATACCTTGCGGTATCGTTAACCTGAACATAAGCCTAGGTTCAAAAGCAGAACGCCCAGACAGTACTGTCTGGGCGTTTTGCTTTTGTCTATGTATGGCTATTAGCTGACCAAGAAATTGAGCGCCTGTTTCAGCGTCCGTTCATTGTTGCTCTGTGGGTCCGTATACGAACGTTCGCCCACCTCGATGGTCAGCTGTTTGTCCA
Coding sequences:
- a CDS encoding NAD(P)-dependent alcohol dehydrogenase gives rise to the protein MEQLKTKAYGAKASLIDQLSSLSRMDIERNEPQSDEVLIDILYCGVCHSDLHQVKNDWSNTIYPCVPGHEVVGRITQTGSNVTKFKVGDVVGVGCMIDSCGQCNSCTGGDEQYCEGPVSWTATYNGYMKPNGNGYNTFGGYSTNIVVKESFILNIPDSLDIKAAAPILCAGVTTYSPLRHWQVKAGDKVAIAGLGGLGHMAVMLAKAMGAEVTVLTTSKEKQADAEKLGAHHVIISDDKDAMTQNEKTLDMILVTIPDKFDVNPYISLLKRDGNLVTVGLLGPYKSPVNNMEVAFQRRSMSGSLIGSIKETQEVLDFCAEHSILPEVEIIPIQDINKAYKRMLDEEVRFRFVIDMQSLKDEQ
- a CDS encoding DUF4126 family protein — encoded protein: MTTPYLRSFQLGFIAGMRALTAPALLSHKLERTLPTKTPETPVQYFAQPTTSIALKVLAGAEIIGDKVPHGPDRTTPPQFITRITSGATCGAVVSEVEGQSASLGAIAGGLGAVAGTLLFFNLRRWLDHDLGIPDQVGALAEDALAIGVGWQIVNGIQPNLKTT